In Cytobacillus sp. IB215665, a single window of DNA contains:
- a CDS encoding GNAT family protein — protein MFPELATDRLILREITEADAEGIFACFSNDDVTRYYGQESLVSIEQAKNIVNFFANNYKEKRGIRWGIQIKGTDGIIGTIGFNAWLPKYKRAEIGFEINPAYWHQGYASEAIRKIITYGFDSLDLTRIGAVVFLENDASNNLLTKLGFQKEGVLRNNIYQNGRPYDTYVYSMIK, from the coding sequence GTGTTTCCAGAATTAGCAACTGATAGATTAATTTTAAGAGAAATTACAGAAGCGGACGCTGAAGGAATATTTGCTTGTTTTTCTAATGACGATGTCACACGGTATTATGGGCAGGAATCGTTAGTGAGTATAGAGCAAGCAAAAAATATAGTAAACTTCTTTGCAAATAATTACAAAGAAAAAAGGGGGATTAGGTGGGGGATACAAATAAAGGGCACTGATGGAATCATTGGGACAATCGGCTTTAATGCTTGGCTACCTAAATACAAAAGGGCCGAAATAGGTTTTGAAATTAATCCAGCTTATTGGCACCAAGGGTATGCATCAGAGGCCATTAGAAAAATTATTACCTATGGATTCGATTCACTTGATCTAACTAGAATAGGCGCAGTTGTATTCCTTGAAAATGATGCCTCTAATAATCTATTAACAAAGCTTGGGTTTCAAAAAGAAGGCGTTTTAAGAAATAATATATATCAGAATGGTAGACCTTATGATACATATGTTTACTCGATGATAAAATGA
- a CDS encoding XRE family transcriptional regulator: MYQRLLNSKTVLEYLVVRNEQSYTQIGKLLNITPQQFSDWIKLRRPIPNERLKSLCDYFEVPADILVNEKKFAKPLDPITKIDVEMLEVNKATKEEDSIILKDKLIELQKEKAKQVRILRLTTMLNADNDQLNAVIDIFLDQLENIEESEINLLLEKIRV, from the coding sequence ATGTATCAGAGGCTATTAAACTCAAAAACTGTATTAGAATATTTAGTTGTTCGTAACGAACAATCTTACACCCAAATAGGAAAGCTATTAAATATTACACCTCAACAATTTTCTGACTGGATTAAACTACGTAGACCTATACCAAATGAAAGGTTAAAAAGTTTATGTGACTATTTTGAAGTTCCTGCCGATATATTAGTAAATGAGAAAAAGTTTGCAAAACCTCTTGATCCAATAACAAAAATTGACGTGGAAATGCTTGAGGTAAATAAAGCAACTAAAGAAGAAGATTCTATAATTTTGAAGGATAAATTAATTGAGCTTCAAAAGGAAAAAGCGAAGCAGGTTAGAATTCTCCGTTTAACGACTATGTTAAATGCTGACAATGATCAGTTAAATGCAGTAATTGATATTTTTTTGGACCAACTAGAAAATATTGAAGAAAGCGAAATAAATCTACTTCTAGAAAAAATTCGTGTTTAA
- a CDS encoding GIY-YIG nuclease family protein: MDKKQLKRDYKQTHTLMGVYTITNLVNSKMYIGSSMDLDKIINRHQFELKFKTHFNKDLQKEWDSYGKDNFSFQILEKIKPEEEIVLNYNELNKYTNRIKDLEEKWHEALRADYKYVVKI, from the coding sequence ATGGACAAAAAGCAATTGAAAAGAGATTATAAACAAACCCATACTTTGATGGGTGTATACACGATAACGAACCTTGTAAACAGCAAAATGTATATTGGAAGCAGTATGGATTTAGATAAGATCATTAACCGCCATCAATTTGAACTAAAGTTTAAAACTCATTTCAATAAGGATTTACAAAAAGAATGGGATTCTTATGGTAAAGACAACTTTTCTTTTCAAATATTGGAGAAAATAAAGCCTGAAGAGGAAATTGTATTGAACTACAATGAATTAAATAAATACACTAACAGAATTAAAGACTTAGAAGAGAAATGGCATGAAGCATTACGAGCTGATTATAAGTATGTTGTTAAGATTTAA
- a CDS encoding Type 1 glutamine amidotransferase-like domain-containing protein has translation MRQIIALGGGGFSMEPDNPLLDQYILKQSIKPKPSICFIPTASGDAEDYIERFYQFFHKQNCNPSHLSLFKPQTRDLEGFLLKKDIIYVGGGSTKNLLVLWKEWGLDHILRKAWNKGIILAGISAGAICWFEEGVTSSFGEGLESIKCLGFLQGSHCPHYDGEIDRRPAYHRLINSGDIQGGIAADDGVAIHFIEQNVNKIISSRPNAKAYQVSLNKHNIEEELQTYFLGS, from the coding sequence GTGAGACAAATCATAGCATTAGGTGGGGGTGGTTTCTCCATGGAACCTGATAATCCCCTGTTGGATCAGTACATATTAAAGCAATCTATAAAACCAAAGCCTAGCATTTGCTTTATTCCGACTGCTAGCGGGGATGCAGAAGATTATATAGAGAGATTTTACCAGTTTTTTCATAAGCAAAATTGTAACCCATCCCATTTATCTTTATTTAAGCCACAAACAAGGGATTTAGAGGGATTTTTATTGAAGAAAGATATAATTTACGTGGGTGGAGGTAGTACTAAAAACTTATTAGTATTATGGAAAGAGTGGGGGCTCGACCACATCTTGAGAAAAGCTTGGAACAAAGGAATTATATTAGCTGGTATTAGTGCTGGTGCAATATGTTGGTTTGAGGAAGGTGTTACAAGTTCGTTTGGAGAAGGGCTAGAGTCTATTAAATGTTTAGGTTTTTTACAAGGAAGCCATTGTCCTCACTACGATGGAGAAATAGATCGGAGACCAGCGTATCACAGATTAATTAATAGTGGAGACATACAAGGCGGTATTGCTGCAGATGACGGAGTTGCCATTCATTTTATTGAACAAAACGTAAATAAAATTATTAGCTCAAGGCCAAATGCAAAGGCTTATCAAGTCTCTTTGAATAAACACAATATAGAGGAAGAGTTACAGACATATTTTTTAGGCTCTTAA
- a CDS encoding N-acetyltransferase family protein: MTKRIILDKMFPKDWEQVKGIYQEGINTGNATFEDKAPMWEEWDRNHLNECRFVARDGDEVLGWAALSPVSSRCVYNGVAEISVYVSSASQGRGIGSKLMEMLIKSSEEEGIWTLQAGIFLENTSSLALHKKAGFREIGIQKHIGKMQGRWRDVILLERRSRKVGI, from the coding sequence ATGACCAAAAGAATAATATTAGACAAGATGTTTCCAAAAGATTGGGAACAAGTAAAGGGCATATATCAAGAGGGTATAAATACTGGCAATGCCACATTTGAAGATAAAGCTCCAATGTGGGAGGAGTGGGATCGTAATCATTTGAATGAATGTCGGTTTGTTGCACGGGATGGTGACGAGGTTTTAGGTTGGGCTGCGTTAAGTCCAGTTTCAAGTAGATGTGTGTATAATGGTGTTGCTGAAATAAGTGTATATGTAAGTAGTGCTAGCCAAGGAAGAGGGATTGGATCGAAACTGATGGAAATGCTCATTAAATCGAGTGAAGAGGAAGGGATATGGACGTTACAAGCGGGAATCTTTCTTGAGAATACTTCTAGTCTTGCACTACACAAAAAAGCGGGGTTTCGAGAAATTGGTATTCAAAAGCATATTGGCAAAATGCAAGGTAGGTGGCGTGATGTCATTTTATTAGAAAGAAGAAGTCGCAAAGTAGGAATTTGA
- a CDS encoding phosphotransferase enzyme family protein, translating into MSIKHLSDLSSNWGIEISNSAKLSERATLITTNNGKRYVLKQKESVEKTINEIKLLLSIDKQDFKVHLPIQTNGGEYYYCSDDVVYCIYNYLDGQTFKAIDAVKNTTIPELLGSSIAQLHQVLKQVSNDLQFPKKNLYNQVFDWAVHEILKNEENQDLTSIYHTLQINFKNVIHDFPQQLIHRDAHIFNVIIQKDRLAGFVDFDIVEHNVRLFDICYCSTSVLKRNIF; encoded by the coding sequence ATGTCTATAAAGCATCTTAGTGATTTGTCATCTAATTGGGGAATTGAGATTTCAAATTCAGCAAAACTATCAGAAAGAGCAACTCTTATAACTACTAATAATGGAAAACGATATGTATTAAAGCAAAAAGAAAGCGTAGAAAAAACAATAAATGAAATAAAGCTATTGTTAAGTATAGATAAACAAGATTTCAAGGTACATCTACCCATTCAAACAAATGGAGGAGAATATTATTACTGTTCTGATGATGTTGTTTATTGTATTTACAACTACCTTGATGGTCAAACATTTAAAGCAATTGATGCAGTAAAAAATACAACTATACCTGAACTTCTTGGAAGTAGCATAGCTCAATTGCATCAAGTACTAAAACAAGTAAGTAATGATTTACAATTCCCCAAAAAGAACCTGTACAACCAAGTATTCGATTGGGCTGTTCATGAAATATTAAAAAATGAAGAAAACCAAGATTTAACAAGTATATATCATACTCTCCAGATCAATTTTAAAAATGTCATACATGATTTTCCACAGCAATTAATACATAGGGATGCACATATTTTTAACGTAATTATTCAAAAGGATAGACTTGCTGGTTTTGTAGATTTTGATATCGTTGAGCATAATGTTAGGTTATTTGATATTTGCTACTGCTCTACAAGTGTATTGAAACGAAATATTTTCTGA
- a CDS encoding toast rack family protein, which produces MKRFVGFVMVIIGLFFATSCGFNSATENTEIATKAESTEKEIVTENTEIATKAESTEKEIATENTEIATKAEITEKETATENTELATKVENAEKETATENVEIATMTENFNKEEVRENIIKEEIHEIKEDNAKKLEVMLYYGAGYLNVSNGAKGWAEGIFKYEDVEVKPVVSYDLIMDKGTITVKQPDKASIIDGFNDFSGSQNNRWDINLSDEIPMDLNINAGATYTELDLRGLQLNNLNINSAIGELTIDLSGDWEKSFDVTLKKAMGSTKIYLPSDVGVKINSNKGFQSTNLKRLFSNADDFYVNNAYDNADVIVNINTILTTGDIEFIVK; this is translated from the coding sequence ATGAAGAGGTTTGTCGGCTTTGTGATGGTAATAATTGGATTGTTTTTTGCAACTTCATGCGGTTTTAATTCTGCGACAGAAAATACTGAAATAGCAACCAAAGCAGAAAGTACTGAAAAAGAAATTGTGACAGAAAATACTGAAATAGCAACTAAAGCAGAAAGTACTGAAAAAGAAATTGCGACAGAAAATACTGAAATAGCAACTAAAGCAGAAATTACTGAAAAAGAAACTGCGACAGAAAATACTGAATTAGCAACTAAAGTCGAAAATGCTGAAAAAGAAACCGCAACAGAAAATGTTGAAATAGCAACTATGACAGAAAATTTTAACAAAGAAGAGGTCAGGGAAAATATTATAAAAGAAGAAATACATGAAATAAAGGAGGACAATGCCAAGAAACTTGAGGTTATGTTATATTATGGTGCAGGTTATTTAAATGTTTCTAATGGTGCAAAAGGTTGGGCAGAAGGAATTTTTAAATATGAAGATGTAGAAGTTAAGCCAGTTGTTTCATATGACTTAATTATGGACAAAGGAACAATAACAGTAAAACAACCTGACAAAGCTTCAATTATTGATGGTTTTAATGATTTTTCTGGTAGTCAAAATAATAGATGGGATATTAATTTGTCAGATGAAATCCCAATGGACCTTAATATTAATGCGGGGGCAACATACACTGAGTTAGATTTACGTGGTTTACAATTAAACAATTTAAATATCAATTCTGCAATTGGTGAACTGACTATTGACTTAAGTGGTGACTGGGAAAAAAGTTTTGACGTTACTCTTAAAAAAGCTATGGGAAGTACAAAAATATATTTACCTTCTGATGTAGGAGTTAAAATTAACTCTAATAAAGGATTTCAATCAACAAATTTAAAAAGACTATTCTCAAATGCAGATGACTTTTATGTAAATAATGCTTATGATAATGCAGATGTTATTGTTAATATTAATACAATTCTCACTACTGGCGATATAGAGTTTATAGTTAAGTAG
- a CDS encoding Cof-type HAD-IIB family hydrolase: MNPAIIALDLDGTLLNNERHITNRNLQAVLNCYNNGKKIIIATARPPRSVKTFLPTVLRDVSSFVYYNGALVVDHLTHFEEHISISKKITAKIFDYCLDYDQNCSVSVEVRDKWFANEDICEASIFNVKHRPRILPVEQLKGLEATKLLLTGFNDAKKLQELFGEYVKLIVTDNGKLIQIMNKNVSKKTGILRLCNHFSVKQSDVIVFGDDYNDLDMFNMNGYSIAMANAVEELKEIADEVTDTNDNDGVAKILERMVR; this comes from the coding sequence TTGAATCCAGCTATTATTGCATTGGATCTTGATGGAACATTACTGAATAATGAAAGACACATTACTAATAGAAACTTGCAAGCTGTGCTTAATTGCTATAATAATGGTAAAAAAATAATTATAGCTACAGCAAGACCTCCACGTTCAGTCAAAACCTTTTTACCTACAGTGTTACGAGACGTATCATCATTTGTTTACTATAATGGTGCTCTTGTTGTTGATCACTTAACACATTTTGAAGAACATATATCTATATCGAAGAAAATAACTGCTAAGATCTTTGACTATTGCTTAGACTACGATCAAAATTGTTCTGTCAGTGTTGAAGTACGAGATAAATGGTTTGCAAATGAAGATATTTGTGAAGCTTCAATATTCAATGTTAAACATCGTCCACGTATTTTACCAGTTGAGCAATTAAAAGGGCTTGAAGCAACAAAGCTGTTACTTACAGGTTTCAATGATGCTAAGAAGCTACAGGAGCTGTTCGGAGAGTATGTTAAATTAATCGTGACAGACAATGGTAAGCTCATTCAAATAATGAATAAAAATGTATCAAAGAAAACTGGGATACTAAGATTATGTAATCATTTTAGTGTCAAACAATCGGATGTAATTGTTTTTGGAGATGATTATAATGATTTGGACATGTTTAATATGAATGGATACTCTATTGCAATGGCAAATGCTGTCGAAGAACTTAAAGAGATAGCCGACGAGGTAACGGATACTAATGACAATGACGGAGTTGCAAAAATATTGGAGAGAATGGTAAGATAG
- a CDS encoding glycosyltransferase → MMKHNKINAMIVVLVLFAVLAGPISTSANSKHKAHTDCYTKSVVNLKFDLRNLWIDHTVWTRNYIISAIAELEDKEKVLARLLQNQADIGNAIKPYYGEDAGEQLTKLLTEHIEIAGEIIDAAKREDKEALEKSTKEWYRNADDLAVFLSKANPNWKEEELKESLYEHLKLTADEVVSRLKKDWDADIAAFDAGEKHIIMLADVLAKGIIKQFPDQFNSGH, encoded by the coding sequence ATGATGAAACATAACAAAATTAACGCAATGATTGTGGTTCTTGTGTTATTTGCTGTACTAGCTGGTCCTATAAGTACAAGTGCGAATAGTAAACATAAGGCTCATACGGATTGTTACACTAAATCGGTAGTGAATTTAAAATTTGACCTACGTAACCTCTGGATAGACCATACTGTCTGGACGAGAAATTATATCATTAGTGCTATTGCGGAATTAGAAGACAAAGAAAAAGTACTTGCTAGATTACTTCAAAATCAAGCCGATATTGGTAATGCTATAAAACCATATTACGGAGAAGATGCTGGTGAACAGTTAACAAAACTACTTACTGAACATATTGAAATAGCAGGAGAAATTATTGATGCTGCAAAGAGAGAAGATAAAGAGGCGTTGGAAAAATCCACTAAAGAATGGTATAGAAATGCTGATGATTTAGCAGTTTTTCTAAGTAAAGCAAATCCGAACTGGAAAGAGGAAGAATTAAAAGAATCTCTGTATGAACATTTGAAATTAACAGCCGACGAAGTTGTCTCAAGGTTAAAAAAGGATTGGGACGCTGATATAGCTGCTTTTGATGCAGGGGAAAAACATATCATCATGCTTGCAGATGTGCTTGCTAAAGGGATTATTAAACAATTTCCTGATCAGTTTAACTCCGGACATTAA
- the htpG gene encoding molecular chaperone HtpG yields the protein MTVKQFEAESKRLLEMMINSIYSQKEIFLRELISNASDAIDKIYYKALTDDTITFEKDNYYMKVVIDKENRILKLSDTGIGMTKEELENNLGVIAKSGTLAFKKETEIKDGHDIIGQFGVGFYSAFMVADVVTVITKPLGSEEAYKWESHGADGYTIEPYEKDEVGTDIILTIKENTEDETYDEYLEEFRLKSIIKKYSDFIRYPIKMDVTEQRPKEGSEDEFEDVQEEQTLNSMVPIWRKNKSELTDEDYENFYAEKHYGFDKPLKHIHISVDGAVRYNSILFIPQQTPYDYYTKEFEKGLELYSNGVLIMEKCSDLLPDHFSFVKGMVDSEDLSLNISREILQHDRQLKLIAKNIKKKIKSQLLSLLKDDREKYEQFYQSFGRQLKYGVYSEYGTHKEELQDLIMFYSSKEKKMVTLDEYVSRMPEDQKYIYYAAGETHDRIEKLPQTEMVLDKGYEILYFTDDIDEFAIRMLMNYKEKEFKSISSGDLGIDSDDKQNEDNQEEESNKDLFEYMKNILSSKVKDVRVSKRLKTHPVCLSTDGEVSIEMEKVLNAMPDNQNIKADKVLEININHDVFQSLKSAFETDKEKVDLYTNLLYNQALLIEGLPINDPVEFTNDMCKIMV from the coding sequence ATGACTGTAAAGCAGTTTGAAGCAGAATCGAAAAGGTTATTAGAGATGATGATTAACTCCATCTATTCACAAAAGGAAATCTTTTTAAGAGAATTAATTTCCAATGCGAGTGATGCGATTGACAAAATTTATTATAAAGCATTAACAGATGATACGATTACTTTCGAAAAAGATAATTACTATATGAAGGTAGTCATTGATAAAGAAAATAGAATATTGAAGCTTTCTGATACTGGTATTGGTATGACGAAAGAGGAGCTAGAAAATAACCTAGGGGTTATTGCGAAGAGCGGTACGTTAGCGTTTAAAAAAGAAACTGAAATTAAAGATGGCCATGATATTATAGGTCAATTTGGTGTAGGGTTTTATTCAGCATTTATGGTAGCTGACGTTGTCACTGTTATTACGAAGCCATTAGGTAGTGAAGAAGCATACAAATGGGAATCTCATGGGGCAGATGGATATACGATTGAGCCTTACGAAAAAGATGAAGTAGGAACAGATATTATTTTAACAATCAAAGAGAATACAGAAGATGAAACGTATGATGAATACTTAGAAGAGTTTCGATTAAAATCTATTATTAAAAAATACTCGGATTTCATCCGTTACCCAATAAAAATGGACGTTACCGAACAAAGACCTAAAGAAGGTAGCGAAGACGAATTTGAAGATGTACAAGAAGAACAAACGCTCAACAGCATGGTTCCGATTTGGAGAAAGAATAAAAGTGAGCTAACCGACGAAGATTACGAGAATTTTTATGCTGAAAAACATTACGGCTTTGATAAGCCGCTAAAACATATACATATTAGTGTTGATGGTGCAGTTAGATATAATTCGATTTTATTCATCCCACAACAAACACCATATGACTATTATACAAAAGAATTTGAAAAGGGCTTAGAGCTGTATTCCAATGGTGTTTTAATTATGGAAAAATGCTCAGATTTGCTGCCTGATCATTTTAGTTTTGTAAAAGGGATGGTCGACTCTGAAGATCTATCTTTAAATATTTCTAGAGAGATTTTACAGCATGATCGTCAACTAAAGCTTATTGCAAAAAATATTAAGAAAAAAATAAAAAGCCAATTATTAAGTTTACTTAAGGACGACCGAGAAAAATATGAACAGTTTTATCAATCTTTTGGTAGACAATTAAAATATGGTGTGTATAGTGAGTATGGCACACATAAGGAAGAACTGCAGGATCTCATCATGTTCTATTCTTCAAAAGAGAAGAAGATGGTAACACTAGATGAGTATGTGTCAAGAATGCCAGAAGATCAGAAATATATTTATTATGCTGCTGGAGAAACACACGACAGAATTGAAAAGCTACCACAGACAGAGATGGTACTAGATAAAGGTTATGAAATTTTATATTTCACTGATGATATAGATGAGTTTGCTATTAGAATGTTAATGAATTACAAAGAAAAGGAATTTAAGTCTATTTCAAGTGGTGACTTAGGAATTGATTCTGATGACAAGCAAAACGAGGATAATCAAGAGGAGGAAAGCAATAAAGACCTCTTCGAATATATGAAAAATATATTATCAAGTAAAGTGAAGGATGTTAGAGTATCAAAACGATTAAAGACGCACCCTGTATGCTTATCAACTGATGGTGAAGTAAGTATAGAAATGGAAAAAGTCCTTAATGCAATGCCTGATAACCAAAATATTAAAGCTGATAAAGTGTTAGAGATTAATATTAACCATGATGTGTTCCAATCATTAAAGAGTGCTTTTGAAACAGATAAGGAAAAAGTAGACTTATACACAAACCTGTTGTATAACCAAGCGCTTCTAATTGAAGGGTTGCCGATCAATGATCCTGTAGAGTTTACGAATGATATGTGTAAAATCATGGTATAA
- a CDS encoding antibiotic biosynthesis monooxygenase produces the protein MFISVTRLHLRGKRMLPIFFFYTNKSTRQVKKAEGLLHSSLHKEGWDTFWTLTVWENEGAMKNYRNAGSHLKAMKISRKIADELEKVNWENDSIPAWEECIERLHHHYGRF, from the coding sequence ATGTTTATTTCTGTCACTAGACTTCATCTGAGGGGTAAAAGAATGTTACCTATCTTCTTTTTTTATACAAATAAATCAACAAGACAAGTAAAAAAAGCTGAAGGGTTGCTGCATTCTTCATTGCATAAAGAAGGATGGGATACTTTTTGGACATTAACTGTTTGGGAAAACGAAGGTGCTATGAAAAACTATAGAAATGCAGGAAGTCATCTAAAAGCCATGAAAATCTCAAGGAAAATTGCAGACGAATTAGAAAAGGTGAATTGGGAAAATGATAGCATTCCAGCTTGGGAGGAATGTATAGAGCGACTTCATCACCATTATGGCAGGTTTTGA
- a CDS encoding phosphotransferase enzyme family protein → MDKLIHEALKHYTLDKHTVIIEKELHHNSWNNDLHYKIVAGGKRYSARFIKKSRSPHHAFGLLNETIMMEQIRFCNYLVDNQIPFMRVKQTSKNEPFISLKWDNNLLLFVLFEWMEGIHITHYNEYLASKFGRVARRIHDVSSDFHSDLLLKKSHLHGYRDFIKKIHENVATASISKKHLQIIKDYVMLIEHHIERSTVGNYEFIVQSDLNPLNILWDEQRSLKGIVDFESIGYVDRVEGLAWLVKWYSRTDGVHSHKMSSNVAAAFIEGYRATDILDDKDFERLRSLIWLSGCINWNFTKKTINILNHDPNLLEEHLQIYIKRGESLLALLN, encoded by the coding sequence TTGGATAAATTAATTCATGAAGCTCTTAAGCACTATACGCTAGATAAACATACAGTAATTATTGAAAAAGAACTACATCATAACAGTTGGAATAATGATCTTCATTACAAAATAGTTGCTGGTGGAAAAAGATATTCTGCAAGGTTTATTAAAAAAAGTCGTTCCCCTCATCATGCCTTTGGTTTATTAAATGAGACTATTATGATGGAGCAAATTCGTTTTTGTAACTATCTTGTTGATAATCAAATTCCATTTATGCGTGTAAAACAAACTTCAAAAAATGAACCATTTATATCTCTCAAATGGGATAATAACCTATTGTTGTTTGTTTTGTTTGAATGGATGGAAGGTATACATATCACTCATTATAATGAATACCTTGCAAGTAAATTTGGAAGAGTGGCAAGGCGTATTCATGATGTGTCAAGTGACTTTCATAGTGATTTGTTACTAAAAAAATCACACCTTCATGGCTATAGGGATTTTATCAAGAAAATTCATGAAAATGTAGCTACAGCATCTATTTCAAAAAAGCATCTACAGATAATAAAAGATTATGTCATGCTAATTGAACATCACATTGAAAGATCAACGGTAGGGAACTATGAATTTATTGTACAGTCGGATTTAAATCCTTTAAATATACTTTGGGATGAGCAAAGAAGTTTAAAAGGAATCGTTGATTTTGAATCAATAGGGTACGTAGATAGAGTGGAAGGTTTAGCTTGGCTCGTTAAGTGGTATTCAAGAACTGACGGAGTACATTCTCATAAGATGTCATCTAATGTAGCAGCAGCTTTTATAGAAGGCTATCGTGCAACGGATATATTAGATGATAAAGACTTTGAGCGGTTAAGGTCATTAATATGGCTCTCAGGTTGTATAAATTGGAATTTCACTAAGAAAACTATAAATATACTAAATCACGACCCAAATTTACTAGAAGAACATTTACAAATATATATAAAACGTGGAGAAAGTTTATTAGCTTTACTCAACTGA
- a CDS encoding histidine phosphatase family protein → MTSICLIRHGETDWNKKGILQGTKDTPLNSNGIIQAHQCSEFLKNSQWDILATSPLQRAKQTAQIINNNHNIPLIEVKKFMERHYGDAEGMTVEERNTKFPDQKYRDQETWTDLQERSMEGLYELHERFTNQKILLVSHGAVINAILATLSNGEIGTGKTVLRNTCMNHLHFHGKWSIEQYNVVSHLSQYNDQENIVHY, encoded by the coding sequence ATGACTTCAATATGTTTAATAAGACATGGAGAAACCGATTGGAACAAAAAAGGCATACTTCAAGGGACAAAAGATACACCACTAAATAGCAATGGTATTATACAAGCTCACCAATGCAGTGAGTTTTTGAAAAACTCTCAATGGGACATACTGGCTACAAGCCCATTACAAAGAGCAAAGCAAACAGCACAAATAATAAATAACAACCACAACATTCCACTTATTGAAGTGAAAAAGTTTATGGAAAGGCATTACGGAGATGCAGAAGGGATGACTGTTGAAGAAAGAAATACTAAATTCCCAGATCAAAAATATAGAGATCAAGAAACATGGACCGATTTACAAGAACGATCCATGGAAGGACTTTATGAATTACATGAAAGGTTTACGAATCAAAAAATATTGCTTGTTTCTCATGGTGCAGTCATCAATGCCATTTTAGCTACATTGTCTAATGGCGAGATTGGAACTGGAAAAACGGTTTTAAGAAACACCTGTATGAATCACCTACATTTCCATGGCAAATGGAGCATAGAGCAATATAATGTTGTTTCACACCTTTCTCAGTATAACGACCAAGAAAACATTGTTCATTACTAA
- a CDS encoding VOC family protein encodes MRNCVQFRIARPTDNFEEVITFYEEGLGLTRIGSFQNHDGYDGVMFGLPEVEYHLEFTKHVDGSPCPAPTKDNLLVFYIPNINEITEIKTKLDLMGYHEVEPENPYWQEKGITIEDPDGWRIVLMHSHGLT; translated from the coding sequence ATGAGAAATTGTGTTCAGTTTAGAATAGCAAGACCTACGGACAACTTTGAAGAAGTCATTACATTTTATGAAGAAGGCTTAGGTTTAACAAGAATAGGAAGCTTTCAAAATCATGACGGGTATGATGGTGTGATGTTTGGCTTACCTGAAGTAGAATACCATTTAGAATTTACTAAGCATGTTGATGGAAGTCCATGTCCTGCCCCAACGAAGGATAATTTGCTCGTCTTTTATATACCTAATATTAATGAAATTACAGAAATAAAAACGAAGCTGGACTTAATGGGGTATCATGAGGTTGAACCAGAAAACCCGTATTGGCAGGAAAAAGGAATTACTATTGAAGACCCCGATGGATGGCGGATTGTACTTATGCATTCACACGGTTTAACTTAG